Proteins encoded by one window of Anguilla rostrata isolate EN2019 chromosome 9, ASM1855537v3, whole genome shotgun sequence:
- the LOC135264239 gene encoding AP-1 complex subunit sigma-1A-like — protein sequence MMRFMLLFSRQGKLRLQKWYTPTAERDKKKMVRELMQVVLARKPKMCSFLEWRDLKIVYKRYASLYFCCVVEEQDNELITLEIIHRFVELLDKYFGSVCELDIIFNFEKAYFILDEFLMGGEIQDTSKKSVLKAIEQADLLQEEDESPRSVLEEMGLA from the exons ATG ATGCGCTTCATGCTGCTGTTCAGCCGGCAGGGGAAGCTGCGGCTGCAGAAGTGGTACACACCCACGGCGGAGCGGGACAAGAAGAAGATGGTGCGCGAGCTCATGCAGGTGGTGCTGGCCCGCAAGCCCAAGATGTGCAGCTTCCTGGAGTGGAGGGACCTGAAGATCGTCTACAAGAG gtatGCCAGCCTGTATTTCTGCTGTGTGGTGGAGGAGCAGGATAACGAGCTCATCACCCTGGAGATCATCCACCGCTTTGTGGAGCTGCTGGATAAGTACTTCGGCAGC GTGTGCGAGTTGGACATCATCTTTAACTTTGAGAAGGCCTACTTCATCCTGGACGAGTTTCTGATGGGCGGGGAGATCCAGGACACGTCCAAGAAGAGTGTCCTGAAGGCCATCGAGCAGGCGGACCTgctgcaggag gaggACGAGTCTCCTAGAAGTGTGCTGGAGGAGATGGGGCTGGCGTAG